A single window of Rana temporaria chromosome 1, aRanTem1.1, whole genome shotgun sequence DNA harbors:
- the LOC120920910 gene encoding putative nuclease HARBI1, producing the protein MDLGNYDQNVTSFVMMYYVWRKKSLTRKMSARGRRYWAHPMLLKRPSEGFFALQYADLRRYPPKFFNFTRMTITTFDYLLEKLHPRLYRTNTDMRLAVPPEERLLITLRFLASGVSYTSLSHFFLLGISTISVIVHETCEAIWEELRSSAMPVPDATMWQEIATGFWKKTQFPNCVGALDGKHVRIQMPPGSGSQFFNYKKYFSLVLMAICDSNYKFIAVDIGAYGSNADARIFSSSVMGRRILEGHFNFPADQPLPSTVGPDLPHVLVADEAFGLSHHVLRPYARQNLTTPKKIFNYRLSRARRLIECTFSILSGKWRIFHSAIQLSVENAQLAIQACCVLHNVIREKEGISVEEEDEVDLPSVRFTGLRPNNSAITMRDNFTNFFMSPEGEVPWQYQYV; encoded by the exons ATGGATTTGGGGAATTATGATCAGAATGTGACATCATTTGTCATGAtgtactatgtgtggagaaaaaaaagcttGACCAGGAAGATGTCTGCTAGGGGACGCAGGTACTGGGCACATCCCATGCTCCTCAAAAGGCCAAGTGAGGGTTTCTTTGCGCTGCAATATGCAGATTTGCGACGTTACCCtcctaaattttttaatttcactaGAATGACGATCACAACGTTTGATTATTTACTTGAAAAATTACATCCCAGACTATACCGTACAAACACAGACATGCGACTTGCTGTGCCTCCAGAGGAGCGACTTCTCATTACCCTCAG GTTTCTTGCATCTGGAGTGTCTTATACGTcactaagccatttttttttattgggaatatCGACCATATCAGTGATAGTGCATGAGACCTGCGAAGCAATATGGGAGGAGCTTCGTTCTTCTGCAATGCCGGTTCCTGATGCTACCATGTGGCAGGAAATTGCGACAGGCTTTTGGAAAAAAACTCAATTCCCCAATTGTGTTGGAGCTCTGGATGGGAAACATGTCAGAATCCAGATGCCACCAGGATCTGGCTCGCAATTtttcaattataaaaaatatttttcactaGTGCTAATGGCAATTTGCGACAGTAACTACAAATTTATTGCCGTTGATATAGGAGCCTATGGATCGAATGCCGACGCAAGAATATTTTCATCATCAGTAATGGGGAGAAGAATACTGGAGGGACACTTTAATTTCCCAGCAGATCAACCACTACCATCAACTGTAGGACCAGATTTGCCACATGTTCTAGTTGCTGATGAGGCATTTGGACTTTCTCATCATGTTTTAAGGCCTTATGCCAGGCAGAATTTAACGACCCCAAAGAAAATTTTCAACTACCGCTTGAGTCGTGCAAGGCGCCTTATTGAATGCACCTTTAGCATTTTGAGCGGCAAATGGCGCATATTTCATAGCGCTATACAACTTAGCGTGGAGAATGCCCAACTGGCAATCCAAgcctgctgtgtcctccacaaTGTCATCCGCGAGAAGGAAGGGATTTCTgttgaggaagaggacgaggtagACCTACCATCTGTGCGCTTTACCGGACTGCGACCCAACAATTCAGCTATTACCATGCGTGACAATTTTACTAATTTTTTTATGTCCCCAGAAGGAGAGGTTCCGTGGCAGTATCAATATGTGTAA
- the LOC120920917 gene encoding uncharacterized protein LOC120920917, whose protein sequence is MAKDVSQEELIHLVHDRPAIWDKRCGDYSNRYVSNNKWEEVFQAVTPNWQTLKQNEKLERGESIVTRWRSLRDRYRRDLKEETMSRSGAGASKYKKGAFFEMLDFLRNVMSLRSTATNISETEEETDTEFSQPDPMGETGVTESEAAEDATRAARPIPPTTSVPIRSVGSTVRKRPQKNKLDSAMLSFMEEMKARRPDSNDPFLDPNNEDALFLRSQYHLLQKMNPDRKLDMRLAIGQYIGTCLKASMSGDPVPQVISPSQRQFYPDHPPPAPYTHRFQPSPIPHHYRAPASTAQNFPVPPQAPNYDPSPSQGTSRSDSSLFPTPYYQDL, encoded by the exons ATGGCAAAGGATGTTAGCCAAGAAGAGCTAATACACCTGGTACATGATCGCCCTGCAATATGGGATAAGAGATGTGGAGACTATAGCAACCGATATGTCTCTAACAACAAATGGGAGGAAGTCTTTCAGGCGGTGACACCTAACTGGCAAAcactaaaacaaaatgaaaaattagaacGTG GAGAGAGTATCGTCACCCGCTGGCGCTCATTGAGAGACCGTTATAGGAGAGATTTGAAGGAGGAGACAATGTCCCGCAGTGGAGCTGGAGCCTCCAAGTACAAAAAGGGTGCATTTTTTGAAATGCTGGATTTCCTGCGTAACGTGATGAGCCTAAGAAG TACAGCCACTAACATCAGTGAAACGGAGGAGGAAACAGATACTGAATTTTCGCAGCCAGATCCCATGGGAGAAACAGGAGTCACAGAAAGTGAGGCAGCTGAAGATGCCACTAGAGCTGCAAGACCGATTCCACCAACCACAAGTGTGCCT ATTCGTTCAGTTGGTTCAACTGTGAGAAAGCgtccacaaaaaaacaaattagaTAGCGCCATGCTGAGCTTCATGGAGGAGATGAAAGCAAGAAGACCTGACTCCAACGATCCTTTTTTGGACCCTAACAACGAAGACGCTTTATTCCTAAGAAGCCAGTACCACCTGCTACAAAAAATGAATCCGGATCGAAAACTTGATATGCGCCTGGCAATTGGCCAGTATATCGGTACTTGTCTGAAGGCTTCTATGTCAGGAGACCCTGTGCCCCAAGTTATCTCCCCTTCCCAACGCCAATTCTACCCCGATCACCCACCACCAGCTCCCTACACTCACCGATTCCAACCCAGCCCTATACCCCATCATTACCGTGCCCCTGCCTCCACTGCCCAAAATTTTCCAGTCCCACCCCAGGCACCCAACTATGATCCCTCTCCTTCCCAGGGGACTTCACGATCTGATTCCTCCCTTTTCCCCACCCCTTATTATCAAGatctataa